A stretch of Pelagicoccus enzymogenes DNA encodes these proteins:
- a CDS encoding TonB-dependent receptor domain-containing protein, which yields MKGIGRIFLCLFALAAFVAAPADLFAQDGRGEVEGRVKNVKTGAFLSSARVKVEGTAIETLTDNDGFYHLRNVPEGDVNIVVDYTGTKSRIYKISVSEGQIVELNPRLIPWSKNLDYSEIDDEDVFELAPFEVEASKEFDARMLASNEERFSTNLKNVVSTDAFGAVPQGNVGEFVKFMPGVQVNYGGGSYGNGADATSISIRGFGADQTSVTIDGVEIAGATPGSMTRAVGLDMMSINNASRVELVKVPTPDMPSDAIGGQINLVSKSAFEYAKPRLSWSAYFNVNSENLSSDFMFGKTPGPGEGETWKMKPSYSFSYALPVNEKFGLTLNAAVSNQFDENHNLKLKWKDDFRRTNEDTGLKNDVRNPYLEQVSITDDPRSSERKSYSAKFDYAPTDAHSFTFNVQTSTFSSVQGARRFQIDARNPDAWGDDYTIGTGGQLAQEGFMLDRDGDTLSSYLKYKFDQGPWEVSAVASHSKSEGELVSGRNGHFTGLEVKGGNLGYIEFHDIANGVPGTIIAMDKQGNAYDWGDINNFEIDPDEQSDGGTDLTVLAGEAKTTSIRESYKVDIRRELDFIPSDAMQLAFKTGFHRRVFDESKSGKGTNYKYRYIGPSDAFNPELYYDDSYSGQNLGYGVSGVAWVDPYKLWTFFEDNPDYWSDTQDVANGKTIAANNYEEGIKNIKGLRETDDSFYAMLEGKFFSGKLNIVTGVRDSKKKREGYEPYRDTNYGFVKNELGQFITYQDSEGSTQRIDMRNPDLWESYQAGNEPEIEAALASSGQTWDELVVRNTLSQATREWKTYYTDGEVDQAPTYSWNMAYDINHKWKARFAWSKTSASPDFEDTLNGNRVEIHDNVEDPGGKIKIGNPSLEPWTSNNYDFSVSYYNERGGKLTLTYYEKHVENFYKNISEGVTPELIAQLSLPDFDDIEFWTVETRVNGEGTAKTSGYEIDFNQDLSILGDWGRNVSWYASYGTKSTTQEDTDSLVQTPDDSAASGVAVRIGKFSANVKGTYRSETIRKNNSGRLWHANPDRSDSETIQYYTFTPSEERIDVNLNYQINDKYGIFFNAANITDTGSENIRISDESERIGAEGMWPAYAMLQEKRVHGFNMTFGVNGRF from the coding sequence ATGAAAGGGATAGGACGCATTTTCCTTTGCCTGTTCGCCTTGGCGGCTTTCGTCGCCGCTCCCGCTGATTTGTTTGCCCAAGACGGGCGCGGCGAGGTCGAGGGGCGTGTAAAGAATGTCAAGACGGGCGCCTTCCTTAGCTCTGCCCGCGTTAAGGTTGAAGGAACGGCGATCGAGACGCTGACGGACAATGATGGTTTCTACCATCTCCGCAATGTGCCGGAAGGGGACGTGAATATCGTCGTGGATTACACGGGCACAAAGTCTCGTATCTACAAGATCTCGGTATCCGAAGGACAGATCGTGGAGTTGAATCCTCGCCTGATCCCATGGTCTAAGAACCTCGACTATTCGGAGATCGACGACGAAGACGTTTTCGAGCTCGCTCCTTTCGAAGTGGAGGCGAGCAAGGAATTCGATGCTCGCATGTTGGCTTCCAACGAGGAGCGTTTCTCCACCAACCTAAAGAACGTTGTCTCAACTGACGCTTTCGGCGCGGTTCCTCAAGGTAACGTGGGTGAGTTCGTCAAGTTCATGCCAGGCGTGCAGGTGAACTACGGTGGCGGTTCCTATGGAAACGGCGCTGACGCGACTTCCATCTCGATCCGTGGTTTCGGTGCCGATCAGACTTCCGTAACCATCGATGGCGTCGAAATCGCTGGCGCTACACCCGGTAGCATGACTCGCGCGGTTGGCTTGGACATGATGTCTATCAACAACGCTTCTCGTGTGGAGCTCGTAAAGGTTCCGACTCCTGACATGCCGTCCGACGCGATTGGCGGTCAGATCAACCTCGTGAGCAAGTCTGCTTTCGAGTACGCAAAGCCACGTCTTTCTTGGAGCGCCTACTTTAACGTAAACTCAGAGAATCTCAGCTCCGACTTCATGTTCGGAAAGACTCCAGGTCCGGGCGAGGGCGAAACTTGGAAGATGAAGCCTAGCTACAGCTTCTCCTACGCTTTGCCGGTCAACGAAAAGTTCGGCCTCACTTTGAACGCGGCGGTTTCCAACCAGTTCGACGAGAACCACAACCTTAAGCTGAAGTGGAAGGACGACTTCCGCAGAACGAACGAAGACACTGGGCTGAAGAACGACGTTCGCAATCCCTACCTCGAGCAGGTTTCTATCACAGACGACCCGCGTTCCTCCGAGCGCAAGTCCTACAGCGCTAAGTTCGACTACGCTCCGACGGATGCTCACTCGTTCACCTTCAACGTGCAGACCTCCACCTTCTCCAGCGTTCAGGGAGCGCGTCGCTTCCAAATCGACGCTCGCAACCCAGATGCATGGGGCGACGACTACACGATCGGCACCGGTGGCCAACTAGCCCAGGAAGGGTTTATGTTGGACCGCGATGGCGATACGCTTTCCTCTTACCTGAAGTACAAGTTCGACCAAGGTCCTTGGGAGGTGAGTGCAGTGGCCTCTCACTCCAAGTCTGAAGGCGAACTCGTCAGCGGCCGCAACGGACACTTCACTGGCCTCGAGGTCAAGGGTGGCAATCTTGGATACATCGAGTTTCACGATATCGCTAACGGAGTCCCGGGTACCATTATCGCTATGGACAAACAGGGGAATGCTTACGATTGGGGCGACATCAATAATTTCGAAATCGATCCCGACGAGCAAAGTGATGGCGGTACGGACTTGACGGTCCTTGCCGGTGAAGCGAAGACCACGAGTATCCGCGAATCCTATAAGGTCGATATTCGCCGCGAACTCGACTTCATCCCGAGCGACGCGATGCAGCTTGCCTTCAAGACTGGTTTCCATCGCCGTGTGTTCGACGAATCTAAGTCCGGAAAGGGTACTAACTACAAGTACCGCTACATCGGGCCTTCCGACGCTTTCAATCCGGAGCTTTACTACGATGATTCCTACTCTGGACAGAATCTGGGTTACGGTGTCAGTGGTGTTGCATGGGTTGACCCGTACAAGCTATGGACATTCTTCGAAGACAATCCCGACTACTGGAGCGACACCCAGGACGTAGCAAACGGCAAGACGATTGCTGCCAACAACTACGAAGAGGGTATCAAGAACATCAAGGGCTTGAGGGAAACCGATGACTCTTTCTACGCCATGCTCGAAGGTAAGTTCTTCTCGGGAAAGCTCAACATCGTAACCGGTGTTCGTGACAGTAAGAAGAAGCGCGAAGGCTATGAGCCGTATCGCGATACCAACTACGGTTTCGTTAAGAACGAGCTGGGGCAATTCATCACTTATCAGGATTCCGAAGGCTCTACGCAACGTATCGACATGCGCAATCCAGACCTCTGGGAGTCCTATCAGGCAGGCAACGAGCCAGAGATCGAAGCGGCTCTCGCTTCCTCCGGTCAGACTTGGGACGAGCTCGTTGTTCGCAATACGCTTAGCCAAGCGACTCGCGAGTGGAAGACCTACTACACCGACGGTGAAGTCGACCAAGCTCCAACCTACAGCTGGAACATGGCTTACGATATCAACCACAAGTGGAAGGCTCGCTTCGCTTGGTCCAAGACTTCGGCCAGCCCCGACTTCGAAGACACCTTGAATGGTAATCGCGTAGAAATCCACGACAACGTCGAGGATCCGGGCGGCAAGATCAAGATCGGTAACCCAAGCCTCGAGCCATGGACATCCAACAACTACGACTTCTCCGTCTCGTACTACAACGAGCGCGGAGGTAAGCTGACGCTTACTTACTACGAGAAGCACGTTGAGAACTTCTACAAGAACATCAGCGAAGGGGTAACGCCTGAGCTCATCGCGCAACTCAGTTTGCCAGACTTCGACGACATCGAGTTCTGGACGGTTGAAACCCGCGTCAATGGCGAGGGCACCGCAAAGACCTCTGGCTACGAAATCGACTTCAACCAGGACCTGAGCATTTTGGGTGACTGGGGTCGCAATGTCAGCTGGTACGCCAGCTACGGCACTAAGAGCACGACGCAGGAAGACACTGACTCGTTGGTTCAAACTCCAGATGACTCAGCTGCCAGCGGTGTCGCGGTACGTATTGGAAAGTTCAGCGCCAACGTAAAGGGCACTTACCGTTCGGAAACGATCCGCAAGAACAACTCCGGTCGTCTCTGGCACGCAAACCCAGACCGCAGCGACAGCGAAACGATCCAGTACTACACCTTCACGCCTTCAGAAGAGCGTATCGATGTTAACCTGAACTACCAAATCAACGACAAGTACGGCATCTTCTTCAACGCCGCGAACATCACTGACACAGGTTCGGAAAACATACGTATCTCTGACGAGTCCGAGCGCATCGGAGCGGAAGGGATGTGGCCAGCCTACGCGATGCTTCAAGAAAAGCGCGTACATGGCTTCAACATGACTTTCGGAGTCAACGGCCGCTTCTAG
- a CDS encoding DUF3826 domain-containing protein, translating into MKNTILKKLSLLAFVATGLLSLPASLSGKGDPSSYGEDVAYWDTVLKRGEKIVSKISIEDAAKAVRVSEIVARQYVDLRAIHDGRDAAIEAGGSAKEIRQKARLEVFELHYAFLAKLSAELDQSQVEQVKDGMTYGVVPNTYRRYMMLLPDLEEEHQRWIYTALVEAREHAMDEGSSEEKHRRFGKYKGRINNYLSALGINMKEAERALAEREKAAR; encoded by the coding sequence ATGAAGAATACCATTTTAAAGAAACTATCTCTCTTGGCTTTCGTCGCGACGGGCCTGCTTTCGTTACCAGCAAGCCTGTCGGGAAAGGGCGACCCTAGCTCGTATGGAGAAGATGTTGCCTATTGGGACACCGTCTTGAAGCGCGGTGAGAAGATCGTATCCAAAATATCGATAGAGGACGCTGCCAAGGCGGTGCGCGTATCTGAGATCGTCGCTAGGCAATACGTCGATCTTCGCGCGATTCATGATGGCCGTGACGCAGCGATCGAGGCAGGCGGCTCCGCAAAAGAGATTCGCCAAAAGGCCCGGCTGGAGGTTTTCGAATTACATTACGCTTTCCTGGCCAAACTATCCGCTGAGCTCGACCAGTCGCAAGTGGAGCAGGTGAAGGACGGGATGACCTATGGTGTGGTTCCCAACACCTATCGCCGTTACATGATGTTGTTGCCCGACTTGGAGGAAGAACACCAGCGTTGGATCTACACGGCATTGGTGGAGGCGCGCGAGCACGCTATGGACGAGGGATCCTCCGAGGAAAAGCATCGTCGCTTCGGCAAGTATAAGGGGCGAATCAATAACTACCTTTCCGCTCTGGGGATTAACATGAAGGAAGCGGAGAGAGCCTTGGCGGAGCGCGAGAAGGCCGCCCGCTGA
- a CDS encoding polysaccharide lyase: MSERGLLNAIRSAVLSSLLVPALYAGYPKISDEVKAESERRHAIMQANSDAAWEKALPAILEWEERGKPYLPGASHPDDLPQADIPAFPGAQGGGMYSFGGRGGKVFVVTNLNDRGPGSFREACEAGGPRIVVFNVAGIIRLKERLVIRAPYITIAGNTAPGDGVCIAGDTVELETHDVVVRHMRFRRGETWVGDRNDSFGGNPIGNIMIDHVSASWGLDENMSMYRHMYTPEDGGERLKLPTVNITIQNSIFSEALDTYDHAFGSTIGGYNSTFHHNLWACNTGRNPSVGMIYDFTFANNVIFNWRHRTTDGGDHRSYYTLVNNYYKPGPVTPLDDPISYRILKPDARRSKFPIQDFGRAYVTGNIVEGNARVTADNWDGGVQVDKRDGFDPDKILSKVRINKPYPHAYLELTTAEQAYEDVLANSGATLPRRDAVDERVVAMVRSGEVGYKAGKGILTSIDQVGAYPDYEGEPYEDSDGDGMPNSWEKAHGLDPHDALDASSDLNGDGYTNIEDFINGLDPSAPARQWESPRTYVDLFWNVTD, translated from the coding sequence ATGTCAGAGCGTGGACTTTTGAACGCAATTCGATCGGCAGTATTGTCGAGTTTGCTCGTGCCTGCTTTGTATGCCGGGTATCCAAAGATCAGCGACGAGGTTAAGGCAGAGTCGGAACGTCGGCATGCTATCATGCAGGCGAATTCGGACGCGGCCTGGGAAAAGGCTTTGCCAGCGATCTTGGAATGGGAGGAAAGAGGGAAGCCGTATTTGCCCGGGGCCTCTCATCCTGACGATCTGCCGCAAGCGGATATCCCCGCTTTTCCGGGGGCTCAAGGGGGAGGCATGTACTCGTTTGGGGGACGCGGGGGGAAGGTCTTTGTCGTCACCAATTTAAACGATCGCGGACCGGGAAGCTTTCGGGAGGCCTGCGAGGCAGGCGGACCGCGAATCGTGGTCTTCAATGTGGCGGGAATTATCCGACTGAAGGAGCGATTGGTGATTCGAGCGCCTTACATAACGATCGCAGGAAATACGGCGCCGGGAGATGGCGTTTGCATCGCGGGCGATACGGTGGAGCTCGAAACGCACGATGTTGTGGTGCGTCATATGCGTTTTCGTCGTGGAGAAACGTGGGTAGGGGATCGAAACGATTCCTTTGGTGGAAACCCGATTGGAAATATCATGATCGACCATGTATCCGCGAGTTGGGGACTGGACGAGAACATGTCCATGTATCGACACATGTATACTCCTGAGGATGGGGGGGAGCGACTTAAGCTTCCGACGGTGAACATCACGATTCAAAATTCGATCTTCAGTGAAGCCCTCGATACTTACGACCATGCATTTGGCAGCACGATAGGTGGGTACAACAGCACGTTTCACCACAATCTATGGGCCTGCAACACGGGACGGAATCCGAGCGTCGGCATGATCTATGATTTTACTTTCGCCAACAACGTGATTTTCAACTGGCGTCATCGTACGACGGATGGAGGCGATCATCGTAGCTACTACACGCTGGTGAACAACTACTATAAGCCCGGGCCCGTAACTCCTTTGGACGACCCGATTAGCTACCGTATCCTAAAACCGGATGCGCGCCGCAGCAAATTTCCCATTCAGGACTTTGGTCGGGCGTACGTAACTGGGAACATTGTGGAAGGCAATGCCCGCGTGACCGCTGACAACTGGGACGGTGGCGTGCAAGTTGACAAAAGGGACGGTTTCGATCCTGACAAAATTCTTTCGAAGGTACGAATCAACAAGCCTTACCCTCACGCCTACCTCGAGTTGACTACAGCGGAGCAGGCTTACGAGGATGTGCTGGCGAATTCGGGTGCGACCTTGCCGCGTCGGGATGCTGTTGACGAGAGGGTAGTCGCTATGGTCCGAAGCGGCGAAGTGGGATACAAAGCGGGAAAGGGGATTCTCACGAGCATCGATCAAGTGGGAGCTTACCCGGATTACGAGGGAGAGCCCTACGAGGATTCGGACGGGGATGGAATGCCGAATTCTTGGGAAAAGGCGCACGGGCTCGATCCGCATGATGCGTTGGACGCATCGAGTGACTTGAACGGTGACGGCTACACGAACATCGAAGACTTTATCAACGGACTCGATCCCTCGGCGCCGGCAAGACAGTGGGAGTCGCCTCGAACTTATGTCGATCTCTTTTGGAATGTGACGGACTAG
- a CDS encoding alpha/beta hydrolase family protein, with amino-acid sequence MKLVGIMLIGALGLAPGCLEAERLWESSLFDGAAALRVEVEGESAAEQTAIVLANLPGGRSSGSRSSRSRERLLEDGFRIVRIDYERREEAVYPAICQDIAKLRSDLLKGSFLSELNLNQARIFVLPEGYAVASSVPYFEAEERTLYLDIAYPLELVEGAKVPALLEFSCDNRDRKGNYSLVACRDTLLEGMAFAGYATAMADHPVAAPYKGLDPMPDCGYKVKAAVRTLRATGNGLGLSGELGVLGFSRGSGMALLLAASQNSGEFEGVGPNREVDSSVQAAVVLSGRFSYLDLLDDDHMLPRYERAWGKREDFESVWRKQGALDYLDRPTIPLFLSINSGEGPDAQHQMKLLRARLSQLGSEFTYLEDGDGKGHKVPIDGALLEAMGTYLKGRLQ; translated from the coding sequence ATGAAGTTGGTTGGGATTATGTTGATCGGGGCGCTGGGGCTGGCCCCAGGTTGCTTGGAGGCGGAGCGCTTATGGGAAAGCTCGCTCTTCGACGGCGCGGCAGCGCTGAGGGTCGAAGTAGAGGGAGAGTCGGCTGCGGAGCAAACGGCGATTGTGCTGGCTAATCTGCCGGGAGGGAGGTCCTCCGGCTCGCGTTCGAGTCGCTCGCGTGAGCGACTGCTTGAGGATGGGTTCCGAATTGTTCGCATTGATTACGAAAGGCGCGAGGAGGCGGTCTATCCTGCTATTTGCCAGGACATCGCGAAGCTGCGCTCCGATCTGCTTAAGGGCTCTTTTCTGTCAGAGTTGAATCTTAACCAAGCTCGTATTTTCGTGCTGCCGGAAGGTTACGCGGTCGCGTCAAGCGTGCCGTATTTCGAGGCGGAAGAGCGAACGCTGTATTTGGATATTGCTTACCCTTTGGAATTGGTGGAAGGAGCGAAGGTTCCAGCTCTGCTTGAGTTTTCCTGCGATAATCGAGATCGGAAGGGAAACTACTCCTTGGTTGCCTGTCGTGACACCTTGTTGGAGGGGATGGCTTTTGCGGGCTACGCGACGGCGATGGCGGATCATCCGGTCGCAGCTCCCTACAAGGGCTTGGACCCGATGCCGGATTGCGGATACAAGGTGAAGGCCGCAGTGCGTACGCTAAGGGCTACCGGCAATGGCTTAGGTCTCTCGGGCGAGCTCGGGGTGCTCGGGTTTTCCAGGGGCAGCGGCATGGCCCTGTTGCTGGCGGCCTCGCAGAATTCGGGAGAATTTGAAGGAGTGGGACCCAATCGGGAAGTGGATAGCTCTGTGCAGGCAGCGGTCGTTTTGTCGGGGCGCTTTTCCTATCTGGACCTTTTGGATGATGATCACATGTTGCCTCGCTACGAGCGGGCCTGGGGCAAGCGCGAAGATTTCGAGAGCGTTTGGCGGAAGCAGGGAGCTCTCGATTATTTGGATAGGCCAACCATTCCTTTGTTTCTCAGCATCAATTCGGGCGAGGGTCCCGATGCCCAGCATCAGATGAAGCTTTTACGGGCACGCTTAAGTCAACTGGGAAGCGAGTTTACGTATCTAGAAGATGGTGACGGAAAAGGGCATAAGGTGCCAATCGACGGAGCCTTGCTTGAGGCGATGGGGACTTACCTCAAAGGACGTCTGCAGTAG
- a CDS encoding sialate O-acetylesterase: MSQREKSPFRKARRAILGSLTLALALGSPLAQAEVSCPDIFSDHMVLQREKPIAVWGTADPGEKVTVRFAGQEAYVKASDTGNWSLELPAQKASFTPRTLTVSGENTLTFEDVLVGEVWLLSGQSNMDKPLGEIRGQQVSQGYPEVLEEADIPALRLFRMPNNLKIEDASLVKQWVVCTGETVDAMRFSAAGFHFGKELNAKLDVPVGMIHTAFGGTMIEAWMPEEAFQADPQLEPLMREPYFSWVKGVQATELYQSMIEPLAPFTLRGFLWYQGESNLMHGDSQIYTAKLSHLIEAWRMRWSQPAAPFYFAQIAPFTYSEWIGHKTLTLDALPLFWEAQLAVADKVQRAEIVPTVDLVDNLRDIHPTNKRDVGLRFAQLALHETYQHADSSFELPRLQSIEKGDNSSLLLRFSGAFDLGSAIATDALGAFEIAGGEGNYHPASPHWNNGMLELRAPGIEEPQYARYAWDEKASPPKAKAPELPLYPFRTDKKTLATLTPPFFNSKRLDLSPDNGRNDNQKETWEEWNIGETSEAEIALEALTLRLASTNGTPLQGDWNKAGLASGAKLATDGIASQRGAGINLSLDGLPEGRHSIVTYHNSPGSSDYGELQVMVGQDFAGTVTPSRRVEDDLQATSFYYEFDVTKDEAVTLTFKPGKETKNGAIINGIAIDAPNPALQASAPYPSNGDLHANLDDKRLTLRWRAASDAQKHLVYLHQSNDAKESFKLVNRAGRSSRAYQGSTAQSHFEVDLAGANSLQHYAWRVDTIGADGTLTRGEVWTFSPRQLAFPGAEGYGRFARGGRGGAVYHVTNLNDSGEGSLRAAIEAEGPRTVVFDVSGRIELKSKLTIRNPFLTIAGQTAPGKGICISNYNLGLLGVNDVVLRYLRVRPGDLSGKTMDGMGMASSDHCIIDHCSISWTQDEAFSSRGARNITLQRTLISEALNIAGHKKYGDGKKHGFAASIGGDIGSFHHNLLAHNEGRNWSLAGALDQASRHAGRLDIRNNVVYNWGGRTTDGGAKQVQYVNNYYKPGPASKVFHLLKPQRDLVAAFGPQDYYVDGNVMEGRVKAHKNRKGIVTKENEPQRNYLSKEPFFPSFVETQSAAEAYENVLSDVGCNLPQLDQHDQRIIAETRTGSFTFRGSSSGEPGLPDSQADVGGWEDYPEIHRPQNWDTDLDGMPDHWEVANGLNPNEPDGHFLEPQGSGYTNLEIYLNQITRR; encoded by the coding sequence ATGAGCCAACGCGAGAAAAGTCCATTCCGCAAAGCACGCCGGGCCATTCTCGGATCTTTGACTCTGGCCCTCGCCCTTGGCTCTCCGCTCGCCCAAGCGGAGGTATCCTGCCCTGACATTTTCTCAGACCACATGGTGCTGCAGCGCGAAAAGCCGATCGCCGTCTGGGGCACTGCCGATCCGGGAGAAAAAGTTACCGTTCGCTTCGCAGGCCAAGAGGCCTACGTCAAAGCCAGCGACACCGGAAACTGGTCACTGGAGCTCCCAGCCCAGAAAGCCAGCTTTACCCCCCGCACCCTCACGGTCAGCGGCGAGAATACCCTCACATTCGAGGACGTGCTCGTGGGAGAAGTCTGGCTCCTCTCTGGACAGTCCAACATGGACAAGCCCCTCGGCGAAATCCGAGGACAACAAGTATCGCAAGGCTACCCTGAAGTTCTCGAAGAGGCTGATATCCCCGCCCTACGCCTCTTCCGCATGCCCAACAACCTCAAGATCGAGGACGCATCCCTTGTAAAGCAGTGGGTCGTCTGTACCGGCGAGACGGTGGACGCCATGCGATTTTCGGCCGCTGGATTTCACTTTGGCAAGGAGTTAAACGCCAAGCTCGACGTACCCGTCGGTATGATACACACAGCTTTTGGCGGAACCATGATCGAGGCATGGATGCCCGAAGAAGCCTTCCAAGCCGACCCTCAGTTGGAGCCGCTGATGAGAGAGCCTTACTTTTCCTGGGTCAAAGGCGTACAAGCGACCGAGCTCTACCAAAGCATGATCGAACCTCTCGCCCCCTTCACGCTGCGGGGATTTCTCTGGTATCAGGGAGAGTCCAACCTCATGCACGGCGACTCCCAGATCTATACCGCCAAGCTCAGCCATCTCATCGAGGCTTGGAGAATGCGCTGGTCCCAGCCCGCAGCTCCATTCTACTTCGCCCAGATTGCTCCCTTCACCTACTCAGAATGGATAGGGCACAAAACGCTCACCCTCGACGCTCTCCCCCTTTTTTGGGAGGCCCAACTCGCCGTCGCAGACAAGGTGCAACGGGCAGAGATCGTTCCGACTGTTGATCTGGTAGACAACCTTCGCGACATCCACCCGACCAACAAGCGCGACGTCGGCCTACGCTTCGCTCAACTCGCCCTCCACGAAACCTACCAGCATGCCGACTCCTCATTCGAACTTCCTCGACTCCAGTCCATCGAGAAAGGCGATAACAGCTCCCTGCTTCTTCGCTTTTCCGGCGCCTTTGACCTAGGCAGCGCCATAGCAACGGACGCCCTTGGGGCTTTTGAAATCGCCGGAGGCGAAGGCAACTACCACCCCGCTTCCCCCCACTGGAACAATGGAATGCTCGAGCTCAGAGCCCCCGGGATAGAAGAGCCTCAGTATGCTCGCTACGCTTGGGACGAAAAGGCATCTCCACCTAAAGCTAAGGCTCCCGAGCTTCCATTGTATCCGTTTCGTACCGACAAGAAAACATTGGCGACCCTCACACCTCCCTTTTTCAATTCCAAGCGTTTGGACCTTAGCCCAGACAACGGCCGCAACGACAATCAGAAAGAGACCTGGGAGGAGTGGAACATAGGAGAAACCAGCGAGGCTGAGATCGCCCTCGAAGCCCTTACCCTCCGCCTTGCCTCAACAAATGGAACACCCCTGCAAGGCGATTGGAACAAAGCGGGGCTTGCAAGCGGAGCCAAGCTTGCGACCGACGGAATCGCGTCCCAGAGAGGGGCAGGCATAAACCTAAGCTTGGATGGACTCCCTGAGGGCAGACACTCTATCGTAACCTACCACAACAGTCCGGGCAGCTCTGACTACGGGGAATTGCAGGTCATGGTCGGACAAGATTTCGCAGGTACGGTGACGCCAAGCCGACGAGTCGAAGACGACTTGCAGGCAACAAGCTTCTACTACGAATTCGACGTCACGAAGGATGAAGCTGTCACCCTCACCTTCAAGCCAGGCAAGGAAACGAAAAATGGCGCCATCATCAATGGAATCGCCATCGACGCTCCCAATCCAGCCCTACAAGCCAGCGCTCCGTATCCATCCAATGGCGACCTCCACGCAAATTTGGATGATAAACGGCTCACCTTGCGTTGGCGAGCTGCTTCCGACGCCCAAAAGCATCTCGTTTATCTCCACCAATCGAACGACGCTAAAGAGAGCTTCAAGCTCGTCAATCGAGCTGGCCGTAGCTCACGAGCCTATCAAGGATCCACGGCCCAAAGCCACTTCGAAGTCGATCTTGCAGGAGCGAACAGCCTCCAACACTACGCCTGGCGGGTAGATACCATCGGGGCCGACGGCACCCTCACTCGCGGCGAGGTATGGACCTTCTCCCCACGACAACTGGCTTTTCCCGGGGCAGAGGGTTACGGACGCTTCGCGCGAGGCGGTCGCGGCGGAGCGGTCTACCACGTAACCAACCTCAACGACAGCGGAGAAGGAAGCCTCCGAGCGGCGATCGAAGCAGAGGGTCCGCGCACAGTGGTCTTCGACGTTTCCGGCCGCATCGAGCTCAAAAGCAAGCTCACCATCCGAAACCCCTTCCTCACAATCGCCGGACAAACCGCCCCCGGAAAAGGTATCTGCATCTCCAACTACAACTTGGGCCTCCTGGGAGTTAACGACGTCGTGCTGCGCTACCTACGCGTTCGACCAGGCGATCTTTCCGGAAAAACCATGGACGGAATGGGCATGGCCAGCAGCGACCATTGCATCATCGACCATTGCTCGATCAGCTGGACCCAGGACGAGGCCTTTAGCTCACGCGGAGCTCGCAACATAACCTTGCAACGTACGCTCATCTCCGAGGCCCTCAACATAGCGGGCCACAAGAAGTACGGAGACGGAAAGAAGCATGGCTTCGCCGCCAGCATCGGGGGCGATATCGGCAGTTTCCACCACAACCTCCTCGCCCACAACGAAGGCAGGAATTGGAGCCTCGCCGGAGCCCTAGACCAAGCAAGCCGCCATGCCGGTCGCCTAGACATCCGCAATAACGTGGTATACAACTGGGGCGGCCGCACCACCGACGGCGGCGCCAAGCAAGTGCAGTATGTAAATAACTACTACAAGCCCGGCCCTGCCTCCAAAGTATTTCACCTCCTAAAGCCGCAACGCGACCTCGTCGCCGCCTTTGGACCACAAGATTACTACGTCGACGGCAACGTAATGGAAGGCAGGGTCAAGGCCCACAAAAACCGCAAGGGCATCGTCACCAAGGAAAACGAACCACAGCGAAACTACCTTTCCAAGGAGCCCTTCTTCCCTTCCTTCGTCGAAACGCAATCCGCGGCGGAAGCCTACGAAAACGTGCTTTCGGACGTCGGTTGCAACCTTCCCCAACTCGACCAGCACGACCAACGCATCATAGCCGAAACCCGAACTGGCAGCTTCACCTTCCGCGGCAGCAGTAGCGGAGAACCGGGCTTGCCCGATTCCCAAGCGGACGTCGGCGGTTGGGAGGACTATCCTGAAATCCATCGTCCCCAAAACTGGGATACGGATCTTGACGGAATGCCGGACCATTGGGAAGTCGCAAACGGCCTCAACCCCAACGAACCAGACGGACACTTTCTCGAACCTCAAGGAAGTGGCTACACCAACTTAGAAATTTATCTAAATCAAATAACCCGAAGATAA